In the genome of Lathyrus oleraceus cultivar Zhongwan6 chromosome 4, CAAS_Psat_ZW6_1.0, whole genome shotgun sequence, the window AATCATTGAAAGATTCACCGAGATTTAGAAGAGACAACTTTCAACTAACAATTGTCTAAATATCCTTTGAGAACTAAAAAAGTTAACTTTCAACTAACCGTCACTTGAAAGGTTCTTCGAGAACTAACCAAGAGGTCTTTAAGTTAGCGAGTATCGaaatatttttttgaatttttaaatttaagaaaaCAAAAGGGGAAACTAGAAATCATCTGAAAGATTCTCCAAGAATTACGAAGAAACGTTTTTACTACCAGTATCAAAATATTTCCTTGATACATAACAAAGAAGGCATTCAATTAGACACCATTGAGAGATTTTCTGAGAATGAATAGGGACGACTTTTAACAAACAGTTATCTAATGCTCCTTTGAGACTTAATGAGAAAACTTCTAACATAATAAAACGAATTATAGATGGAAAATAGTATAAGagtaaaaaatttaaaaataactAATGCGAGTAACAAATGGGAGATCCTCTGAGAATTAACAGAGAAATGTATCCACAAAACAAAATGGATGTTGTAAATAACGACAAGGGGGGGTCCTATAAGAACTAACAGATAGATAACCTCTGTAGGGGATAATTTGAGGCTTTTTGAGAATTAACAAATAAGACACTCAACAAGATACAATTTAGACTCTCTGACACTTAACATAGTAGAAACTTAAATGATCAAGCAATAAATAGGAGATGTTATGAGAATTAACATAGAACAAGATACAATTGAGACTATATAAGACTTAATAGAGCATAAACTCAAAGGGTCAAGCTACAAGTGGGACATGCTCTGAGAATCAACAGAGAACAACATTCCACAAAAAACAGTTGAGGCTTTCTGAGAATTAACAGATAAGATGCTCAACAAGATACAATTGAGACTCTATGAGACTTAACATAGAAAAAACTCAAATGATCAAGCAACAACTATGAAATGCTCTGAGAATTAATAGAGAACAAAAATTCACATAAGACAATTAAGGATTTTTGATAATTAATAGATAAGATGCTTAACAAGATACAATTGAGACTCTCTGAGACTTAATAGAGCAGAAACTCAAAGGATCAAGCTATAAGTGGGAGATACTCTAAGAATTAATATAGAATAACACTCTATAGAAGACAATTGAGGCTTTGTGAGAATTAATATATAAGATGCTCAACAAGATACAATTGAGATTCTCTAAGACTTAACATAGCAGAAactcaaatgatgaagcaacaaCTAGGAGATGCTCTGAGAATTAACAAAGGAGAATACTCCATAAAAGACAGTTGAGGATTTCTAAGAATTAACAAATAAGATGATCAACAAGATACAATTGAGACTCTCTGAGACTTAACAGACCAGAAACTCAAAGGATCAAGCTATAACTGGGAGATACTGAGAATTGACATAGACAGATCCATAGAGGACAAATGAGGCTTTCTAAGAATTAACATATAAGATACTCAACAAGATACAATTGAGACTCCCTGAGACTTAATAGAGCAAAAACTCAAATGATCAATAGAGAAATAATAACTCTAATGGAGTTAATTGGTATTGCAACTATCGTTAGTTAGGGACATTCCAGAAAAGACTCCCTAGTGAGAAGATTTACTGGAAAAAATGCTCTGCAGAGGAAAAGATTTAAAGGATACTTTTTAGGATAACATCGGCTTGGGGAGAAAATCTAGCGAACTCACTAGGGATACGCAATGAGAAAACCTACAGGGTAAAAACTCATTCAGAAAGATACCACTGGCTTAATGGAGGATTGACATGGGCTTTCGTGAAAGGTCTTGGATCGTGGATCATGCTTTGTATGCATGCTTTGATGGTATGGCATAATGCCTCACCTTGGTGGATATGTTACGCGTGAAATGATGCATGGAATTTTATGACCGTTGCATGTAAGTGTGCCAATAGATGATTGGACTATTGCATGCTTGGTTTCCTTATTGAGAGGGTCAGGAAAAGACGAGTTTTGGGATACCAAAGTCAATTGGTGTTTGATATGCCAATGCAATTTGGACTTTTGAGTACCAATGACGATTGGATTTTGTTTGTTAAACACTGTTAGATTTTGAATTACTGATGAACATCGGATTTTGGAAGATGGTTCCAATGTTGATTAAACTTTGGTTTTGGAAATTCCAATGAAAACTAGACCTTGGTCTTTTTTGGTTTCCAATTAAAGAATGGACTTTTAGGCATTCTTCTAGTTACTAATAAAATATTGGACTTTGGCATATGGAAAGGGTTTGACTTCCCAACACTGGATTTTGACGATGTTGTGATTGAAAGGCAGTCATGGATGCTCTTGGTGCCCCCAAGTTTGATCTGGTTACTAGCAAGCTACATGTTCGTTCTACAAGGATTCATGCCATGTGAATATTCCAAATGAATGTGATGATATGATATAGCGTATCAGAATGATTAATGCATGACAATGATTTATGCAATGGTTTAAATGTTTCAACAAGTTCCCTTGTAGTGGGTCCTGTAAGGTTAAACTGAGAAGTGTCTTTGTTTTTTACATAAGGCTACTTGTTAAAAGGTGATAGGATGTCATTCTAGCATGATATCCTGACACTCGCTTTGAACTTAATGGTTGTTGGTGTCTGGAAGGGTCTGCTTGAGAGGCTTGAAGGTATGGATAGAACATGTCCCTTTGTAGCTTGTTGTGTCCTAGTATGTAGGATCTTTAAAGAAATTTTCCTCGAAAGGAGATTTGGGAACAACTGTACCCTAACATCATTTTAGGTGGTTTGCCCAAGTGTTTGAATCCTGTAGTATTCCTCCCCTGTAGTATTCCTATTGTATTTCCTAATCTTGCTTATATTGGTGGACTAAGGATAGAAAACTCCGAGTATAAATTAGTGAGTTATACACCAAAGGATTGGGTATAGAGATATTTTTAATTCGTTGTGGAATTATAGTGAAAATATCATTCATGTAATGCATCGAACATCACCAATAGAGAAATAGGGGATTCTATACATAATTTGACCGCTTCCGTAAATTTGTCAGAACACTTTATTTTCTTTTCGCAATtaatcccccccccccccccccccccccaatttaGTATTTTCTATGCATTGCATAATATTGTATCGTTAAATAGAAATCatgtggattcgatcttttttATTACTGTGACATTATCGATATACTTGCCGAGAAatcatcaagtttttggcgtcgttgccggaGATTATTgataatttcaacaaggcaatgcttgtgcaatatttttttttatttttgtttactCGTTAATTAAAGTACTAATGAGGATTTCTTATTTGTGTATGCGTAGCTTAGGATCAACATTGACACTGTTTGATCCAGAAATTGAAAGAACTGCACATGTTATTAGGAGAGTAGTTAGGGAAGAAACTCTAGCTCAAAGGATCTTAGTAGAAGATAATTCACTGATTTCTTCGGACACTGAAGAGGAAATCAACATGGAAGATAAACAACCTTAAACTATAAGGAATTGCCGCAAAAGAACCGATGAATGACAGGTTTCTTAGGGGTTTGTATCGGCATACCCCGCTAACTTTAATACTATTTTTTTTGTGCTTTCAGGTTTGAGAGACAATTCATTCAACGGGAACACGATTAGAGGACCGTGGGAGAATCTTGCACGCTTCTACGAAACAACTTCGATGTGCAGGTCAACCGAGGTTACTGAAGACCAAGTCAAGTTTAGGTTGTTTGGGTTCTCACTAATTGGAGAGGCTAAAGATTGGTTACTTTACCTTTCAAATGGAATAATACAAACTTGGAAGGAGCTTGAGGACAAATTTTAGAGAGATTCTTAACCACTACTTAGTTTGCTGAACGAAGAGAAGAAATTACAAATTTTGAGCAGCAGGAAACTGAATCATTGTATAATTCATGGGAAAGGTTTAAAATTTTATTACGCAGGTGCCCAAGTCATAATATGAATAACATGGAGCAAACTTAGAAGTTTACCAAAGGTCTCAAGAGTTAAACACACATGTTGTTAGATGCTTTTGCGGGTGGTAGGATCCGAACAATGATCGAACAACAAGTTAAATAACTGATTAAAAAGATGTGCTTAAATGAATATCGTTTAAAGAGCGAAAGGTCAGTAAAAATTGAAACTGTGGGCACACCCAAAGGTATGTTAGTTGTCGTTACTCATACTGCACTTTTAGGCCAAATTGAATTATTGAATAAAACGCTAGCTGGAAGCAACTTAAGTAAAGATAAAGTGAGCCGTGCACAAGCACTTAGGTGTAATTTCTATGGAGAAGGACATGCAAACAGAAGGTGCTCTTTGGAAAGGTCAAGTGAAAAATCTCAATTTTCCAATATCCAGAAGAATAACCCTTATTATAACACCTATAATCTGGGATGGAAGGATCACCCAAATTTATGATGGAGAAATAACTAGAATACAAGTGCTAATCAAGGTATGCAATAAAACCAACAAGCTCCAATCCAAAGAAACCTTCACAATTGGAAGAGACCCTGCAAAACTTCATCAAGGCCATTCATAATAGCTTTGATTAGGTGAATGAAAACCATGAGACAATGAGTAAGAATAATGATGCGTCTATAAATTTTTTGGAGATATAGATTGGTCAGCTATCTAGACAAATAGTTTCCTTACCTATCTCAAGTGGAGGATTTATAGGTAATACTAAAAATGAGTATTGCAAGGTTGTAGAAACAGGTTTTGAAGTGATCACAAACAGGGGTGAAGATGAAATAATGGAAGACAATTTGATGTAAAAAGAAGAAGTGAGGACCGAAAAAGAGGAAAGTAACAATCAGGGTGACCAAGCTGAGAAAGGAGTCACCATTTAACAACTAATAGATAAAAACTCCCCTTAGAGAAGGACTAAGAAGTATATTCTTAATGACCTCAATCCAGAACTACCTGATTACATCAAACTGCCTTATCCTATAATTAAAAAGAAACCTTACAGGAAGATGAGACATGGTTGTTCGCAAGGTTTAAAGAGATGTTGACTAGACTTCAGGTAAGTATTTCGTTTCATCAATTTTTAGAACTAATGCCCAAGTTTGCTAAATTTATGAAGGAATTTCTAAAGGGGATGAAGCAGAAGTTAGTCAAAGAATAGGTAAACATGACGAAGAAGGATGAGACAACAATGCCTCAAACATTGCCACCAAAACTAAATGATACATGTAAGTTTACCATCTCTTCTACTATTGGTGAAGTAAATATCCCACATTCTTTATGTGATTTAGGATCTAGTATAAATTTCATTCCACTAAGTAAGGTTAAAGAATTGAAATTGGGAGAAGTCATACCGAGTAATATGACTCTCACTTTAGATGATTCATTTATTACACATTCACTTGGTATCTTACAAGACGTGTTAGTGCATGTTGATGGTTTAGTTTTTCATGCAGATTTTATGGTTATTGATATGAAAGGAGATTCAGGAGTGTCAGTTATTCTCGGACGCCCATTTTTGGCAATCGGGAAGGCTTTAATAGATGTGGAAACCGGTGAACTTGTCTTGAAGTTCAACAACGAAAAAGTGATGTGTAAGGTGTATGAATGGACATCATATATGGATGATCTAAATACATGCTAATAGCAAGAAGAAAAAGGTAGTAAGGTTGGCAAAGGAAATAAAGCAAGTGAATTGACCGGCGTGAAGGTATCCCTTGCACTTGACGTGCCTTAGGCACGAACCGTCAAGCTAATGACTAAAAAGAAGCGCTTGAGGGAGACAACCCATCAATAagtatttattttatttgtaagttaattttgaattttaaaaatgTAAAATTGGTGGGTTATGTTGCTAGAAAGTAAGCACGTGAAAGAAACCCAAGGagaggaaaagaagaagaaaatgacGTCCGTGTTATAGACGTTGATGAGAAGCGTTGGGGAGACAGTTACCATCGTGCACATAATGGATGTATAATGCACGCGATGGCAACAGATATATGTCCTATAAATAGAGATTTTTGAAATCTCTTTCCTCACAAATCCTTTTCTTCTCATTTTGCGTCATAAAAACTCATTTGAGCATACTTTCTGCATAATTCTTTTTCTTTATGCAGTGTTATTTTGTGTTGTTGTAGGTACAAATGGCATAAAAAGAGGAAGGATGACAAGAGGTTCATCTTCAAGAGCTTCCTCGGCTCCTAATGCTCTAACCTTACCCAATCTCAAATTTCTTTCTGAGGTTCATGCTAAAACGTACCTTAAATTGGTTTATTACCATATTGTGAGGGAGAGAACATTCACATGTGAAGATCTGCAAGGTTTTGGAGACGTAGTAGAGATACTGCAACAAAGGCGTTAGGTAAGTTTCAACAATTTGATTTGTGAAGCAAATAAAAACACCAGCCTATAATTTTATGCAAACACGACATTTAGCGAGGTGAGCACCTACACTTCTTATGTGCGAGGTAAATATGTTGATTATTCTCCTAGTGCTATTAATTATCTTTTTAATATTCAACCTCCTCCTATATGTTCTCTTAGGAACTATATAAATGAGAACATGGTAATAAACTAGGAAATGAATCAAGAGATGATTGAAGCTTTTTGTAGGCCAGAGGCAAAATGGGTGGCTGAGTGTGGCTTAGCACTGCAACTCAAAACCGCCAAATTCCAAGGGCTTGGCATCATTTTTTATGCATTCTTTAGAAGCCGCATCTAAACAATCACAATTTATTGTGAATCGGTGTTTAGGAATTTTATCTCTTTTGAGGGGGAGAACTTATTAATTTGGGGCGGTTAATTTCTAAAAATATCAAATACATGGCTAATGTTACACAACGAGCCTGTCGGTATTTTTGTGTTTTTAATGAAGTGTACAGGAGAGTCGACATTACCGTTTACCCCGATGATGAGATGATAAATCCAAAAGCACCTCTCAACGTTTCATCTATAAGGAGGCTGCAACATATGCATCCAACAGAAGCTGCTCAAAATGATCAATAGGACAATCAAGCGGGAAATGACAAACGATTTTACCAACTGCAAGTGCATCAACAACCAGAGTAAATGAAAGGTTAATAGGCTTCAGAGTTCCAAAGAAGAATGGAAGCTCATGCAGTGAGGGTTACAAGGTGGATAACATAAGTTTTACCTACTTTGTATGATGAACCTATGAGATTCACTTATGTATTCTAAGATTTCTACAACCAGCAAGAAGACCATATGTCTACTCAGAGTTTAAGAGAATTCTTTTCAACCGCTTAAGATATGGATAATTACTTCACTAATCAAGAATAAGAGCAAGCAACTAGGAGAGACCATATGCGAGCATAATGGACTAGGCAGAATAACAACTTCAACAACACAATGAATGACATGCATGATATTTTCCGTAATCATAACATATGAAAATACATGTAGTTTGTTTTTATTTCTTAGaagaatttatttttattttcaaatgt includes:
- the LOC127136918 gene encoding uncharacterized protein LOC127136918, whose protein sequence is MTKKDETTMPQTLPPKLNDTCKFTISSTIGEVNIPHSLCDLGSSINFIPLSKVKELKLGEVIPSNMTLTLDDSFITHSLGILQDVLVHVDGLVFHADFMVIDMKGDSGVSVILGRPFLAIGKALIDVETGELVLKFNNEKVMCKVYEWTSYMDDLNTC